A DNA window from Sphingomonas profundi contains the following coding sequences:
- a CDS encoding PQQ-binding-like beta-propeller repeat protein, giving the protein MAIPHSRLILAAAALMAALPALVGAVPAENPAPRVTDAPSFTAAQAASGRVIYDRECAACHGASLEGVAGPALAGTHFAQMWASGRKTVDDLFHIMRSMMPLQAPRSLTDQQYTDLTAYILSRNGYQPTAAPMTAESIKVALVPPGGAAVPMAPRERPVLPAPPATVAKATTAGPDDADLVKADDSVWLMYNKGYDGTRYSALDQINAGNAKTLVAKCVFQLGEVGAFQASPVVYDGTMYITSPYSTYAIDPATCRKKWVNSYPADNSTTVVLSRGVAIYRGKLFRVTPNGHFIAIDAKTGDQLWDVHMSNKEHGYWLSAAPVAYDGLVFIGEAGADWGANGHIFAFDVETGRRVWTFNVIPTGKETGAETWKKGAEKGGGSMWASFALQPKDGSLYFSVGNPAPDYDGALRPGDNLFTDSVVVVDYKTGKLKWWAQQVPHDIHDWDTAASPIVYDQGGKGYMAVANKGGWVYIYDRKTHRLVAKTEVSPHENIDTPITPEGVHHCPGIVGGVQWNGTAYSPKQKRLYVNSVNWCGTTRLSESRYIEGSSYFGGDHTWDPVETAKGWTKALDAATGKEMWSREARTPMLAALTPTAGDVVFTGDLDGNFLALSATSGEVLYSFNTGGAVAGAASTYLVGGKQYVAITSGNSSRSTWRTTGAMTVVVFALPDR; this is encoded by the coding sequence TTGGCCATTCCGCACAGCCGCCTGATCCTTGCCGCCGCCGCCCTGATGGCGGCGCTGCCGGCGCTCGTCGGCGCGGTACCGGCGGAGAACCCCGCCCCGCGCGTCACCGACGCGCCGAGCTTCACCGCCGCGCAGGCCGCCTCCGGCCGGGTGATCTACGACCGGGAATGCGCCGCCTGCCACGGCGCGTCGCTGGAAGGGGTGGCCGGGCCGGCGCTGGCCGGCACCCATTTCGCCCAGATGTGGGCATCCGGCCGCAAGACGGTGGACGACCTGTTCCACATCATGAGGAGCATGATGCCGCTGCAGGCCCCGCGCAGCCTGACCGACCAGCAATATACCGATCTCACCGCCTACATCCTCTCGCGCAACGGCTACCAGCCGACGGCGGCGCCGATGACCGCCGAGAGCATCAAGGTGGCGCTGGTGCCGCCGGGTGGCGCGGCCGTGCCGATGGCGCCGCGCGAGCGGCCGGTGCTGCCCGCGCCGCCCGCCACCGTCGCCAAGGCGACCACCGCCGGGCCGGACGATGCCGATCTGGTGAAGGCCGACGATTCCGTCTGGCTGATGTACAATAAGGGCTATGACGGGACGCGCTATTCGGCGCTGGACCAGATCAACGCCGGCAACGCGAAGACGCTCGTCGCAAAATGCGTGTTCCAGCTGGGCGAGGTGGGCGCCTTCCAGGCGAGCCCCGTCGTCTATGACGGGACGATGTACATCACCTCGCCCTACAGCACCTATGCGATCGATCCGGCGACGTGCCGCAAGAAGTGGGTGAACAGCTACCCGGCCGACAATTCGACGACGGTGGTGCTGAGCCGCGGCGTGGCGATCTATCGCGGCAAGCTGTTCCGCGTGACGCCGAACGGCCACTTCATCGCCATCGACGCGAAGACGGGCGACCAGCTGTGGGACGTCCACATGTCCAACAAGGAGCATGGCTATTGGCTGAGCGCCGCGCCGGTCGCCTATGACGGGCTCGTCTTCATCGGCGAGGCCGGGGCGGACTGGGGCGCGAACGGCCACATCTTCGCCTTCGATGTCGAGACCGGCAGGCGCGTATGGACCTTCAACGTGATCCCGACCGGCAAGGAGACCGGCGCGGAGACGTGGAAGAAGGGCGCCGAGAAGGGCGGCGGATCGATGTGGGCGTCGTTCGCCCTCCAGCCGAAGGACGGCTCGCTCTACTTCTCCGTCGGCAATCCGGCGCCCGATTATGACGGTGCGCTGCGGCCCGGCGACAATCTGTTCACCGACTCGGTCGTCGTCGTCGACTACAAGACGGGCAAGCTGAAATGGTGGGCGCAGCAGGTGCCCCACGACATCCACGACTGGGATACCGCCGCCTCGCCGATCGTCTACGATCAGGGCGGCAAGGGCTATATGGCCGTCGCGAACAAGGGCGGCTGGGTCTATATCTACGATCGCAAGACGCACCGGCTGGTGGCGAAGACCGAGGTGAGCCCGCACGAGAATATCGACACGCCGATCACGCCGGAGGGCGTGCATCACTGCCCCGGCATCGTCGGCGGCGTGCAGTGGAACGGCACGGCCTACTCGCCGAAGCAGAAGCGGCTCTACGTCAATTCGGTCAACTGGTGCGGCACGACCCGCCTGTCAGAAAGCCGCTATATCGAGGGCTCCTCCTATTTCGGCGGCGACCATACCTGGGATCCGGTGGAGACCGCCAAGGGCTGGACGAAGGCGCTGGACGCCGCGACCGGCAAGGAGATGTGGTCGCGCGAGGCGCGCACGCCGATGCTGGCGGCCCTGACGCCCACCGCCGGCGACGTGGTGTTCACCGGCGATCTCGACGGCAACTTCCTGGCGTTGAGCGCAACGAGCGGCGAGGTGCTCTACAGCTTCAACACCGGCGGCGCGGTGGCGGGCGCCGCATCGACCTACCTGGTCGGCGGCAAGCAGTATGTTGCGATCACCTCGGGCAACAGCTCGCGCAGCACCTGGAGGACGACGGGCGCGATGACCGTGGTCGTGTTCGCCCTGCCGGACCGATGA
- a CDS encoding ATP-binding protein has protein sequence MSAPVPPRDARWRRWRGPPLAFQILGLLIGGLVVAQLVTLFLTMVLPPAPPSQYGLDDIAAVLRGEPAGGGLQRVVQAGPPDLSGPGWLVSERSRHELAALLRVEDRAVSLSFYTPLPFAGSALPPPRRRMADDGLVPALSATAVGADRFGGARLILAQAQAGPPPGAPPGRPPVQGGTIGSGPPPRDAFPPGIAPGGGRLGSEGHPREGRPGPIVGGAGMLPPRAGTLYQVDPTPLPGGGTYIPGDGGAAVPPLLQTPATVPPQATLPPTAQAGQFPGGGFQGGAFQGGGLQAGEGQFGQAPLRPGPPSQGPYGSGVFGRAAIGPGLLLGQPDTLSGPADRPAFRRLDPPAPLADTTPARQAQPEPPPPVSRAAPSPEAPPAAPAIDGPGTDGTAPGAVPPPTEPASGPPIAVTPPARGLFGFAPAPFVEGDFVAALRLGDGRWSVVQPAAEPFPNAWQRRLLLWFAVAFAIVAPLGWLFARRLVKPLAGFAAAAERLGRDPAGAVIALDGPAEMGRAARAFNLMQNRLRSFVDDRTAMVGAISHDLRTPLTRLRFRIEDVPDEQREGMLEEVAEMEAMISSVLDFIRDASTPNARERLDLRTLVDDVVEDAVMVGNDVRVEQGGSATVEVDVLGMRRVLDNLLENAVKYGARARVRLRTEPDLAVAEIIDDGPGLPEDELERVFEPFYRSEAALSSGAKGSGLGLAVCRSITRAHGGDVRLLRSSEGFVAQVRVPLAA, from the coding sequence ATGAGCGCGCCCGTTCCCCCGCGCGACGCGCGCTGGCGGCGCTGGCGCGGGCCGCCGCTGGCCTTCCAGATCCTGGGGCTGCTGATCGGCGGGCTGGTGGTAGCGCAACTCGTCACCCTGTTCCTCACCATGGTGCTGCCGCCGGCGCCGCCATCGCAATACGGCCTGGACGACATCGCCGCCGTGCTGCGCGGCGAGCCGGCGGGCGGCGGCCTGCAACGGGTGGTGCAGGCCGGGCCGCCCGATCTGAGCGGGCCGGGCTGGCTGGTTTCGGAGCGATCGCGGCACGAGCTGGCGGCGCTGCTGCGGGTGGAGGATCGCGCCGTCAGCCTCTCCTTCTACACGCCGCTGCCCTTCGCCGGATCGGCGCTGCCGCCGCCGCGCCGGCGCATGGCCGATGACGGGCTGGTGCCGGCGCTGTCGGCCACGGCCGTCGGCGCGGACCGTTTCGGCGGCGCGCGGCTGATCCTGGCGCAGGCCCAGGCGGGGCCGCCGCCGGGCGCGCCGCCGGGCCGTCCGCCGGTGCAGGGCGGCACGATCGGCAGCGGGCCACCGCCGCGCGACGCCTTTCCGCCCGGCATCGCGCCCGGCGGCGGCCGCCTCGGCAGCGAGGGCCATCCGCGCGAGGGCCGCCCCGGGCCGATCGTCGGCGGCGCGGGCATGCTGCCGCCCCGGGCGGGTACGCTCTATCAGGTCGATCCCACGCCGCTGCCGGGCGGCGGCACCTATATTCCGGGGGATGGCGGCGCCGCCGTGCCGCCGCTGCTGCAAACGCCGGCGACGGTGCCGCCGCAGGCGACGCTGCCGCCGACGGCCCAGGCCGGCCAGTTTCCGGGCGGGGGGTTTCAGGGCGGGGCGTTCCAGGGTGGCGGGTTGCAGGCCGGCGAGGGCCAGTTCGGCCAGGCGCCGCTGAGACCGGGGCCGCCGAGCCAGGGTCCGTATGGATCGGGCGTATTCGGGCGGGCGGCGATCGGCCCCGGCCTGCTGCTGGGCCAGCCGGACACGCTGAGCGGGCCGGCCGATCGCCCCGCCTTCCGCCGGCTCGATCCGCCCGCCCCGCTGGCGGATACCACGCCCGCGCGTCAGGCCCAGCCGGAGCCGCCTCCGCCGGTCAGCCGCGCGGCGCCGTCGCCCGAAGCACCGCCGGCCGCACCCGCGATCGACGGGCCGGGCACCGACGGTACGGCGCCGGGCGCGGTTCCGCCGCCGACCGAGCCGGCCAGCGGCCCGCCGATCGCCGTGACGCCGCCCGCGCGCGGCCTCTTCGGCTTCGCGCCGGCGCCGTTCGTGGAAGGGGATTTCGTCGCGGCGCTGCGGCTGGGCGACGGCCGCTGGTCGGTGGTGCAGCCGGCGGCCGAGCCCTTCCCCAATGCGTGGCAGCGCCGCCTGCTGCTGTGGTTCGCGGTGGCCTTCGCGATCGTCGCCCCGCTCGGCTGGCTGTTCGCGCGGCGGCTGGTGAAGCCGCTGGCGGGTTTCGCCGCGGCCGCCGAGCGGTTGGGCCGCGATCCGGCGGGCGCGGTGATCGCGCTGGACGGGCCGGCCGAGATGGGCCGCGCCGCGCGCGCCTTCAACCTGATGCAGAACCGGCTGCGCAGCTTCGTCGACGATCGCACGGCCATGGTCGGTGCCATCAGCCACGATCTGCGCACCCCGCTCACCCGCCTGCGCTTCCGCATCGAGGACGTGCCGGACGAGCAGCGCGAGGGCATGCTGGAGGAGGTGGCGGAGATGGAGGCGATGATCAGCTCCGTGCTGGATTTCATCCGCGACGCCTCCACCCCGAACGCGCGCGAGCGGCTGGACCTGCGCACCCTGGTGGACGACGTGGTCGAGGATGCGGTGATGGTCGGCAACGACGTGCGGGTGGAGCAGGGAGGATCGGCGACCGTGGAGGTGGACGTGCTCGGCATGCGCCGCGTGCTGGACAATCTGCTGGAGAATGCGGTGAAGTACGGCGCGCGCGCCCGCGTGCGGCTGCGCACCGAACCCGATCTGGCGGTGGCCGAGATCATCGACGACGGGCCGGGCCTGCCCGAGGACGAGCTGGAGCGGGTGTTCGAGCCGTTCTACCGCAGCGAGGCGGCGCTCAGTTCCGGCGCGAAGGGCAGCGGGCTGGGCCTGGCCGTGTGCCGATCGATCACCCGCGCGCATGGCGGCGACGTGCGGCTGCTGCGATCGAGCGAGGGCTTCGTGGCGCAGGTGCGCGTCCCGCTGGCGGCCTGA
- a CDS encoding response regulator: MHAILADMDLDTRILIVDDDDGIRKLMSSFLDKHGFRTETARSPIEMREKLAGQRYDLIVLDVMMPREDGLTALRGLQKTDGPPVIMLSAVGTDVDRIVGLEMGAEDYLAKPCNPRELLARIRTVLRRREREGAGAATAPAEAQDGGRILGFAGWRMDMDAHMLTDPANAVINLSDGEFRLMRAFVEHPRRVLTRDQLLDFARGEDSDHYDRAIDVQISRLRRKLATCESAVDLIRTVRNEGYMFVPVVTRG, translated from the coding sequence ATGCACGCCATCCTCGCCGACATGGACCTCGATACCCGCATCCTTATCGTCGACGACGACGATGGCATCCGCAAGCTGATGTCCTCCTTCCTCGACAAGCACGGCTTCCGCACCGAGACCGCGCGCAGCCCGATCGAAATGCGCGAGAAGCTGGCCGGGCAGCGATACGACCTGATCGTGCTGGACGTGATGATGCCGCGCGAGGACGGCCTGACGGCGCTGCGCGGGTTGCAGAAGACGGACGGGCCGCCGGTCATCATGCTCTCGGCGGTGGGCACCGACGTCGATCGCATCGTCGGGCTGGAGATGGGCGCCGAGGATTATCTGGCCAAGCCGTGCAACCCGCGCGAGCTGCTCGCCCGCATCCGCACCGTGCTGCGCCGGCGCGAGCGCGAGGGCGCGGGAGCGGCGACGGCGCCGGCCGAGGCGCAGGACGGCGGCCGCATCCTCGGCTTCGCCGGCTGGCGCATGGATATGGACGCGCACATGCTCACCGATCCAGCGAATGCCGTCATCAACCTCTCCGACGGCGAGTTCCGCCTGATGCGCGCCTTCGTCGAGCATCCGCGCCGCGTGCTGACGCGCGACCAGCTGCTCGATTTCGCCCGCGGCGAGGACAGCGATCACTATGATCGCGCCATCGACGTGCAGATCAGCCGCCTGCGCCGCAAGCTCGCCACCTGCGAGAGCGCGGTCGATCTGATCCGCACGGTGCGCAACGAAGGCTATATGTTCGTGCCGGTTGTCACGCGCGGCTGA
- a CDS encoding VOC family protein, with amino-acid sequence MRNIQGVHHVAVSVPDIATARRFYLDLLGATEVSAVEWPAGNSFIDEIVGLKDCAGKSFMARLGNTYVEVFEYLEPRAAPQDPNQPVNTFGYTHFGLQVDDIHAVYDRMLAAGCTFHTPPRHSGGDLEKDGRRLGFLSTYGRDFFGNVFELIQIDQESAIAPL; translated from the coding sequence ATGCGCAACATCCAGGGCGTTCACCACGTCGCCGTCTCGGTGCCGGACATCGCGACCGCCCGCCGCTTCTACCTCGACCTGCTCGGCGCGACGGAGGTCAGCGCGGTCGAGTGGCCGGCCGGCAACAGCTTCATCGACGAGATCGTCGGCCTGAAGGACTGCGCCGGCAAGAGCTTCATGGCGCGGCTGGGCAACACCTATGTCGAGGTGTTCGAATATCTCGAGCCGCGCGCCGCGCCGCAGGATCCGAACCAGCCGGTCAACACCTTCGGCTACACCCATTTCGGCCTGCAGGTCGACGATATCCACGCCGTCTACGATCGCATGCTGGCCGCCGGCTGCACCTTCCACACCCCGCCCCGCCACAGCGGCGGCGACTTGGAGAAGGATGGCCGCCGCCTGGGCTTCCTCTCCACCTACGGCCGCGATTTCTTCGGCAACGTGTTCGAGCTGATCCAGATCGACCAGGAGAGCGCGATCGCGCCGCTGTGA
- a CDS encoding glycosyltransferase gives MAAARGGGPGGEERDRRAHGAALAALGFAGRAAAILGPSETPAAPMPTAIDPAGIHVHLSTREARLDETDRGGLARRIGTGDYSYAFAMRGFIEGLARIGVPHTILPDPAGIADIRDRSPAACNIHLAFYPPEQLRLLKGAFNIACAAWEFDRLRLPAETLDPHAFADQATMLALPDMIWAPSAHGAGAIAASVATPVRTVPSPVSATLRAGGGLPTAERIAAIAARLAAISWQPLAIFPRLQGEMNHTADLHRHALADILAHAGTATPTIFVTVLNVHDYRKQIRPMLQGFAEFSRSRPDALLLVKSSTPARGVQPINSFLLAEQIFDVGELSRPLVSDRVWITDDVLTRTEMDDLYDVAGFYVCTSHAEGQNLPLLEAMGRGVVPVSVDHTAMADYVRPDNAVPIRSHRRPFDKRLSRRYGMFGLETHFVDPADVRAALAAAMALPPGDYAARAAAANATVRDLYGEAALLRALREAIELARRRDADG, from the coding sequence GTGGCGGCGGCGCGCGGCGGTGGCCCCGGCGGCGAGGAGCGGGACCGCCGGGCGCATGGCGCGGCGCTGGCCGCGCTGGGCTTCGCCGGTCGCGCCGCCGCCATCCTCGGCCCGAGCGAGACGCCGGCCGCGCCGATGCCGACAGCGATCGATCCGGCCGGCATCCACGTCCACCTCTCGACGCGCGAGGCGCGGCTCGACGAGACGGACCGTGGCGGCCTCGCCCGCCGCATCGGCACCGGCGACTATTCCTATGCCTTCGCCATGCGCGGCTTCATCGAGGGTCTGGCGCGGATCGGCGTGCCGCACACGATCCTGCCCGATCCCGCCGGCATCGCCGACATCCGCGATCGATCGCCGGCGGCCTGCAACATCCACCTCGCTTTCTACCCGCCGGAGCAGTTGCGGCTGCTGAAGGGCGCGTTCAACATCGCCTGCGCGGCGTGGGAGTTCGATCGCCTGCGCCTGCCGGCCGAGACCCTCGATCCGCACGCCTTCGCCGATCAGGCGACGATGCTGGCGCTGCCGGACATGATCTGGGCACCCTCCGCCCACGGCGCCGGGGCGATCGCCGCCAGCGTCGCCACGCCGGTGCGGACGGTGCCGTCGCCCGTGTCCGCCACCCTGCGTGCCGGCGGCGGCCTGCCCACGGCGGAAAGGATCGCGGCGATCGCGGCGCGGCTGGCGGCGATCTCGTGGCAGCCGCTGGCCATCTTCCCCCGCTTGCAGGGCGAGATGAACCACACCGCGGATCTCCATCGCCATGCCCTCGCCGACATCCTGGCCCATGCCGGCACGGCCACCCCGACGATCTTCGTCACGGTGCTGAACGTCCACGACTATCGCAAGCAGATCCGGCCGATGCTGCAGGGCTTCGCCGAGTTCAGCCGCTCGCGGCCCGATGCGCTGCTGCTGGTCAAGTCGTCCACGCCGGCGCGCGGGGTGCAGCCGATCAACAGCTTCCTGCTGGCCGAGCAGATATTCGACGTCGGCGAGCTCTCCCGCCCGCTCGTCAGCGATCGCGTGTGGATCACCGACGACGTGCTGACCCGCACCGAAATGGACGATCTCTACGATGTCGCCGGCTTCTATGTGTGCACCAGCCATGCGGAGGGCCAGAACCTGCCGCTGCTGGAGGCGATGGGGCGCGGGGTGGTGCCCGTCTCGGTCGATCACACCGCGATGGCCGATTATGTGCGGCCCGACAATGCCGTGCCGATCCGGTCGCACCGACGGCCCTTCGACAAGCGCCTGTCGCGCCGCTACGGCATGTTCGGGCTGGAAACGCACTTCGTCGATCCGGCTGACGTGCGCGCCGCCCTCGCCGCCGCGATGGCGCTGCCGCCCGGCGACTATGCCGCCCGCGCGGCGGCCGCGAACGCGACGGTGCGCGATCTCTACGGCGAGGCGGCGCTGCTGCGGGCCTTGCGCGAGGCGATCGAACTGGCGCGGCGCCGGGATGCCGATGGCTGA
- a CDS encoding VOC family protein gives MANAASHIPNGTYFQACWVVNDLHAAMRYWRETQGVGPFYYLEHPVVHDFSHRGTPTTLDFTAALAQAGPLQIELIAQRDGRGSAYRDSFAEGQEGFHHLGTIADDYDATFDHYRARGYEVAHMGVSGDMRFAYFDTRRDMACMVEIIERKQSMTDFFRMIADAAIDWDGSDPYRCVTL, from the coding sequence ATGGCGAACGCCGCATCGCACATCCCCAACGGCACCTATTTCCAGGCCTGCTGGGTCGTGAACGACCTGCATGCCGCCATGCGCTACTGGCGCGAGACGCAGGGCGTCGGCCCGTTCTACTATCTCGAACATCCGGTGGTGCACGATTTCTCCCATCGCGGCACGCCGACGACGCTGGATTTCACCGCCGCGCTCGCCCAGGCCGGCCCCCTTCAGATCGAGCTGATCGCCCAGCGCGACGGGCGAGGCTCCGCCTATCGCGACAGCTTCGCCGAGGGGCAGGAGGGCTTCCACCATCTCGGCACCATCGCCGACGACTACGACGCCACCTTCGATCATTATCGCGCCCGGGGCTACGAGGTGGCGCACATGGGCGTCTCCGGCGACATGCGCTTCGCCTATTTCGATACCCGGCGGGACATGGCCTGCATGGTCGAGATCATCGAGCGCAAGCAAAGCATGACCGATTTCTTCCGCATGATCGCCGATGCCGCGATCGACTGGGACGGCAGCGATCCCTATCGCTGCGTCACCCTCTGA
- a CDS encoding TonB-dependent receptor, which yields MGVSTRSRRLAAPLLIGVGGFAFAQAALAQDTNAALPGAPAPGGVTAGPTPPTPASDIPVPTDGGTSAGGLEEIVVTAQKRSENLQSVPISVTAVTGAAIRNQNITNVQGLANSIPNVQINSFSNSPDSAVFTIRGVGVNDADPYVGTTVSVVVDGVVVGVNTAALLSLFDIDRVEILRGPQGTLFGANTTGGVINVVTKQPTGEFGGEAQVVYGNYDRLDVNAALNFPITESLAGKISVLHTGRDGFFRNRLDGRRLGKLDNTGIRAYLKYESGDYDATLIGEYNRSRNGSQTNINFSDASQVIYVPGESQIDGDPRFVRGQSARVPDQNDRDTYSVTLTQNLKDTGAGDFVSITNYRKYDSDLYSDDDALVGNFLDTRRRSDQYQLSQELRDAIRLGDRVQLIVGGFGFYQKYHLFQQTHLDGFLPGLGQPQTQYQKNWSLSAFSQLYVDITDSLRFQAGIRYAHEKTEAVSTTANTISVTPGALSDFNDPLIPGSFISAAGRKSWNNVGYKVGLDYKIDPTILVYGYYARGFKSGGFTGRIARAEDIGPFGPEHLDTFEIGTKADLLDRHLRVNLSAFYNIYKDMQITQNITYPDGRNSASIVNAGRAKTKGFELEVTALPVEGLTIGGTAAYLDAKYSKYDTLILDPATNSLVPASFKGNRLMNSPKWSASANLNYKLPIGPGAASFFGQYTFTSSKFTNFTDLPQEKVGNINLVNGNISWSPESERWSIGAYGRNIFNKHYYGQKLYLPGTFAIASLGAPREYGLDFKYNW from the coding sequence ATGGGCGTTTCCACTCGGAGCAGGCGTCTGGCCGCGCCGCTGCTGATCGGCGTCGGCGGCTTTGCGTTCGCGCAGGCGGCGCTGGCGCAGGATACGAACGCGGCGCTGCCGGGCGCGCCGGCGCCGGGTGGCGTGACGGCAGGCCCCACCCCGCCCACGCCCGCCAGCGACATTCCGGTGCCAACCGACGGCGGCACCAGCGCCGGCGGCCTGGAGGAGATCGTCGTCACCGCGCAGAAGCGATCGGAGAACCTCCAGAGCGTGCCGATCTCGGTCACGGCTGTCACCGGCGCGGCGATCAGGAACCAGAACATCACGAACGTGCAGGGGCTCGCCAATTCGATCCCCAACGTGCAGATCAACAGCTTCTCGAACTCGCCGGACTCGGCCGTGTTCACCATCCGCGGCGTCGGCGTGAACGATGCCGATCCCTATGTCGGTACGACCGTGTCGGTGGTGGTGGATGGCGTGGTGGTGGGCGTCAACACCGCCGCCCTGCTCTCCCTGTTCGACATCGACCGGGTGGAGATCCTGCGCGGGCCGCAGGGCACGCTGTTCGGCGCGAACACCACGGGCGGCGTCATCAACGTCGTCACCAAGCAGCCGACCGGCGAGTTCGGCGGCGAGGCGCAGGTCGTCTACGGCAATTACGACCGGCTGGACGTGAACGCCGCGCTCAACTTTCCGATCACCGAGAGCCTGGCCGGCAAGATCAGCGTGCTGCACACCGGTCGCGACGGCTTCTTCCGCAACCGGCTGGACGGCCGTCGGCTCGGCAAGCTCGACAATACCGGCATCCGCGCCTACCTGAAATATGAGAGCGGCGACTATGACGCCACGCTGATCGGCGAGTATAATCGCAGCCGCAACGGGTCGCAGACCAACATCAACTTCTCCGACGCGAGCCAGGTGATCTACGTGCCGGGCGAGAGCCAGATCGATGGCGATCCGCGCTTCGTGCGCGGCCAGAGCGCGCGCGTGCCGGACCAGAATGATCGCGACACCTACAGCGTCACCCTGACGCAGAACCTGAAGGACACGGGCGCCGGCGATTTTGTGTCGATCACCAACTATCGCAAATATGACAGCGATCTCTACAGCGACGACGACGCGCTGGTCGGCAACTTCCTGGATACGCGCCGCCGTTCCGACCAGTATCAGCTCTCGCAGGAGCTGCGCGACGCGATCCGCCTCGGCGACAGGGTGCAGCTGATCGTCGGCGGCTTCGGCTTCTACCAGAAATATCACCTGTTCCAGCAGACCCACCTCGACGGGTTCCTGCCGGGCCTGGGGCAGCCGCAGACGCAGTACCAGAAGAACTGGTCGCTCTCCGCCTTCTCGCAGCTCTACGTCGACATCACCGATTCGCTGCGCTTCCAGGCGGGCATCCGCTACGCCCACGAGAAGACGGAAGCCGTATCGACGACGGCGAACACGATCAGCGTCACGCCGGGCGCCCTCTCCGACTTCAACGATCCGCTGATCCCCGGCTCGTTCATCAGCGCCGCCGGCCGCAAATCGTGGAACAATGTGGGCTATAAGGTCGGCCTCGACTACAAGATCGATCCGACGATCCTCGTCTACGGCTATTATGCGCGCGGTTTCAAATCGGGCGGCTTCACCGGCCGTATCGCCCGCGCCGAGGATATCGGGCCGTTCGGCCCAGAGCATCTCGACACGTTCGAGATCGGCACCAAGGCCGACCTGCTCGATCGCCACCTGCGCGTGAACCTGTCCGCCTTCTACAATATCTACAAGGACATGCAGATCACGCAGAACATCACCTACCCTGACGGGCGCAACAGCGCGAGCATCGTGAACGCCGGCCGCGCCAAGACCAAGGGGTTCGAGCTGGAGGTGACGGCGCTGCCGGTGGAAGGGCTGACGATCGGCGGCACCGCCGCCTATCTGGATGCCAAGTACAGCAAGTATGACACGCTGATCCTCGATCCTGCGACGAACAGCCTGGTGCCGGCCAGCTTCAAGGGCAACCGGCTGATGAACTCGCCGAAGTGGAGCGCATCGGCCAACCTGAACTACAAGCTGCCAATCGGCCCCGGCGCTGCCTCCTTCTTCGGCCAATATACGTTCACCAGCTCCAAGTTCACCAACTTCACCGATCTGCCGCAGGAGAAGGTGGGCAACATCAACCTCGTCAACGGCAACATCTCCTGGTCGCCGGAGAGCGAGCGGTGGTCGATCGGCGCCTATGGCCGCAACATCTTCAACAAGCATTATTACGGGCAGAAGCTTTATCTGCCCGGCACGTTCGCGATCGCCTCGCTGGGGGCGCCGCGCGAATATGGCCTGGACTTCAAATATAATTGGTGA
- a CDS encoding intradiol ring-cleavage dioxygenase, with protein sequence MIRHEQEDHHGQEDHDRGLAFDLETISQRMVGRRRALAWFATAGAGALLAGCGGGSSETESASSTVTATPTTTTTTTPTTTTTTTTPTTTTTGTCTADPAETAGPYPADGTNSASGSTSNVLVQSGIVRSDIRASFLGSTTVATGVKLVITLTVVNVNAACAALSGYAVYLWHCNEDGNYSLYSVPAESYLRGVQVTDSSGQVTFTTIFPACYSGRYPHMHFEIFSSLTAATSGRAALLTSQLAMPRDVCTTVYASGGYSGSTSRLASVTTANDNVFGDNSAAQIAAMTPTVTGSVSAGYTATVTLGITV encoded by the coding sequence ATGATCCGGCACGAGCAGGAAGACCATCACGGGCAGGAAGACCATGATCGCGGGCTCGCCTTCGATCTGGAGACGATCTCGCAGCGCATGGTCGGCCGCCGCCGCGCGCTCGCCTGGTTCGCGACGGCGGGCGCGGGCGCCCTGCTCGCCGGCTGCGGCGGCGGATCGAGCGAGACGGAGAGCGCCAGCAGCACCGTGACGGCCACGCCGACCACCACGACGACGACTACACCCACGACAACGACGACCACCACGACGCCGACCACCACCACCACCGGCACCTGCACCGCCGATCCGGCCGAAACCGCCGGCCCCTACCCGGCCGACGGCACCAACAGCGCGAGCGGCAGCACCTCCAACGTGCTCGTCCAGAGCGGCATCGTGCGCAGCGACATCCGCGCGAGCTTCCTCGGCTCGACGACGGTGGCGACGGGGGTGAAGCTGGTCATCACCCTCACCGTGGTCAACGTGAACGCGGCCTGCGCGGCGCTCTCCGGCTATGCCGTCTACCTCTGGCACTGCAACGAGGACGGCAACTACTCGCTCTACAGCGTACCGGCGGAAAGCTATCTGCGCGGCGTGCAGGTAACGGACTCGAGCGGCCAGGTGACGTTCACCACGATCTTCCCGGCCTGCTATTCGGGCCGCTACCCGCACATGCATTTCGAGATTTTCTCCAGCCTGACCGCCGCCACCAGCGGCCGGGCGGCTCTGCTCACCTCGCAGCTGGCGATGCCGCGCGACGTCTGCACCACGGTGTACGCATCCGGCGGCTACAGCGGCAGCACCAGCCGCCTCGCCAGCGTCACCACCGCCAACGACAACGTGTTCGGCGACAACAGTGCCGCCCAGATCGCGGCGATGACGCCGACCGTCACCGGCAGCGTGTCGGCCGGCTACACCGCCACCGTGACGCTCGGCATAACGGTGTGA